A window from Deltaproteobacteria bacterium encodes these proteins:
- a CDS encoding amidohydrolase family protein translates to DETPARFTIEEFGYDQLVFSTDYPHGDSRYPHAVDEFLELDLPDDAKRKILWDNCARFYGFD, encoded by the coding sequence CGGACGAGACCCCGGCGCGGTTCACCATCGAGGAGTTCGGCTACGACCAGCTCGTTTTCTCCACCGACTATCCCCACGGCGACTCCAGGTATCCCCACGCCGTGGATGAATTCCTGGAACTCGACCTGCCCGACGACGCAAAGCGAAAGATCCTGTGGGACAACTGCGCGCGGTTTTATGGTTTTGACTAG